The Phragmites australis chromosome 1, lpPhrAust1.1, whole genome shotgun sequence genomic interval TTATCCCCATGTTTACACAAACCTGAGTACTTTCCATGCTATAAACACGTCGTCATAGTTTTGCACATGTATTAGGGTGCACTGCGTATGCTATGCGTGTAGTCCTGTGTTTGCGTGTGCATCTTTGTTGTGATTGACAAAAACAAGTATTACAAGATTGTTTCTGCCATCGAAGGTGAGGCGATTCAACTCTCTTCAGAGTAAAGTTTCTCTCGCCCAAAACGTTAGCTTACCCCTAAAATTGAAGATTTCTTCACGGACCCAGACTAGTAAGTGAGATCAGCTGCTCGTTAATTTCATTGAGTTTAAAGTGCCTCATTGTCCACGATCATGTAATAGGGTAGCAGATTTGCTGGCTAGTATGGGTTCTAACATGCAACGGAGGCCCTTATGCTGTGGCATTACTCAGTTTCGGTGGATGTATTGCCACACTTGTGAGCAGCGATTTAGCTAAGGCTATAGTATAATGGAATTGCTGTTTCCTAAAAGAAGAAAGATATTTTGCCAGGGGTCGATTATCTACTAGTCATTACTTAGCGAGGGGTCATCTAGATAGCAGAGTAAATTTTTTCCCCTCTTTGCCATTTTCAATTAGACTACAAGTAGCTTTGAAATGGAAAAAACAGAGTAAAATACACttgttgttcttgatcttgTCATGAAGTGTCATTTAAGTCCACGCACTactaaattaaataaaatacatTCAAGATTCTATATATGTTTTATTGAAACACCATTTATATATACTCAATAATTTATAAGGACTTGACTCACCAATTTACGAACCAACAATTTGCAGAAAAACATACACCTTCATGTGCACTCAGATGTGATTTGTTGAaagaatatatttgaattgttaaaaCAATGTATTCAATGGTTGAATACTTTAAAAAAGACATAAATAAAAGGGAGAGCGGTATACAGATCTAAGATGGTAATAAAACTTGTTTTCACTTGAATAGTAACAAAGCATTATTGCTCGGATAGTTGTTGGGCTGTGGAGAAGCGCTTATTGTTTGATTCTttttacactactacaaaaattaattttagagGCGGATGGTAACTTATTTCTACAGGCGTTTAGTGCATCCGTCTGCGATCGAAGGTCTGTAAAAATTAATGATTTTCACAGACGCAAAAATGATCGCatgtggaaatctattatcacaggcggttcacttaagaaaccgcctgtgaaaataggttttcacatgcggttccttaagcggaccgtctgtagaaattgattttcacaggcagttttTTAACGGACCGCCTGCGATAGTCGATCACTCAATCGATATCTTTTGAaccaaaaaaagcaaaaaaataaaataaaattggacCGACCAGGAACCCCACGCAGTCGCGACGTTGCAAGTCACGTGTTTTTTCACGCGCTACacggtttttggcactcgaactcaaaacctgtcgggtcgcgcgatccctccccaccatcacaccagaTAACGACTACTGAACATTGAGCatagcatatgtaattcttttgatatctgcaatctgaaactttaaatgattatttgggcatctaaatgacctcaaatgaaaaacttttcaactacaaagttgtagatctcgtcgagagctacaattttcatataaactttatcctcatacgatttcgtatgaaaaaattataaatttttgaaaataaaccaTCACCCATTTCTACATGCAGTTCCTTAAACGgacatttttacaggcggttcacgtaaggaaccgcctgtagaaatgtgTGACAgcttatctttaaaaattcataatattttcatacGAGGTTGGATaagaataaaatttatatgaaaattatagccctgacgagatctacaaatttgtagttgaaaagtttttcatttgaagtcatttagatgctcaaataatcattcgaaacttcaaatgattattcaaatatctaaatgacttcaaataaaaaaactgtcaactacaaagttgtagatctctcatcgagagctacaattttcatatagatttttttgtcatccaacttcatatacaaaagttataatttttttaatagatggTCATTTCCAgaggcagttcacataaggaaccgtctgtggaaatgaccatttttacaggcggttccttatgtgaaccttcctgtgataataatctattattacaagcggttcacataaggaaccgcttgtaaaaatatattttcacagacggtccgTAATTGCAGGAGGTTCTCGCCAATTATTCagacggtttttcaaataaatcgCCTGTAAAAAATTATCCTAagtatcttaaaaaatagttttttatagatTTAATCATGTGCAATGCAGGTGATGCTTAGATAGACGCTTAATTAAAGAGGGTAGTGAAGCACCTGCATAAGAGTCTAAGCGCCGCCAATAAAAACAAACTAATTTCGGCGCTAATTTCCGTCAAAATCAACAACTATCCAGAAGTACATGGCCACATGGACACGTTGTATGTGGCCTTAGGTGCAACTCAATTGAATTGCGTAAGTTTTCGGTGCGACCTATATAGGAAAACAACAGAACAAAAAGTGGACCGGGAAAACGCAAAAGCCCATGTGAGGGACAAACCTAGCACTCGGGAGTAGTGGTCAGCTGCTCAAGTAGCACTTGGGAGCTTTAGGTTCGATCTGTGGATGGATGAATTTTGGATTCTCATATGGTTATGTATGGAGTGTGAGGGTCACTCATCACGGTAGAGCCGAGCCTGAGGAAGATTATCCCTTGCAGATGGAGTCgcactattaaaaaaaataacaaacctAGCAGGCCACACGTGCCGACAAAATGAAACCTACAGGTGCGGTAGGGGCCGAAGCGTGCACGAAGCCAGCTCTAAGAAAGAGAGGGATGGAGCGGAGCCGGCGGCAGTGCAGGGTAGGGAGCCAGGAGGGCTACATGAGATCAAAGGCAGGTGTCGAAGATTTGCCACGAGAAGCAGGAGGGTGCGTGAAGTTTGGCTCCTAGTCACCGCCGACGACATATAATACATCCGTGCATGGAGTCCAGCAAAGTCGAAAAAGAGAAAGTATCCTCCAGACAAATACCTGGTGAATATCCATCCATTCGAAGTATTCTCCAGACAAATACCCGGTGAATATTCATCCGTTAGCAAAGTTTTATAAAGAAAAAACAACTTTGATGATGCACAAAAGATGCAGATGGGCCGTACATGGTCCGCGTTCGGTGTGCTCTCGAAGGAAGTCCGGTCCATTTCGCTCCTTGAAAACCCAAGCAAAATCTGTGTTGTTCTAGAAAGCCCTCTCAATCCTATCGCCACGAGCCCACGACACGACGCGGAAGTAACCCGGCTGCTCCGGAACTCTCTCTCGCCATGCTGCCGGCGGTCGCCGCCTTCTCGCCGACGCCGCACGTCTCCCCGGCCCTGTCCTCCCATCTCCGGTGCCACAACCTGGGCCTTCGCTTCCACGCACGCGTCCGTGCTTCCTCCAGGTCGTCCTCGTCCGGCGCCGGCCgcgcccgcctcctcctcgccggcgcGTTCGCCTCCATCGACGGTGGCGCGGGACATGTAAGCTCCCGGGCTCCCTCACATGCCCTCTAGGTGTTTATTCTCGTGCCCCCTGCCCCTCCTCATAACTCCCCATTGGGCTTGGAGAGAAATGCTTGGTATGGGACTTGGGGTTGCTCACTCGTTTCTTGCTACTACTCTCGAATTTCCGTTCAAGCTGGAAGCAAATAATTTAACTCATTCTTTGTTCTTGGTTCAAATGACTGCATGTTTGACGGCACTGAACTCTGGAGGATGTTATTATCCGGAATGCTTAATGTCTACATAATTGGTCCCGTATTGAATGCATTTTCATGGCTGTTATTGTTCGAGGGAATATTTTGTCGATTCTGATAGCTAGGCTCGGTCTCGTGTGGCTTTGCTTGGTGCTTGTTTGTTGAGCGGTTTGACAATCATACAAAGAATACAACACGTGCTTTATGTCGCTTGATTTGAGCTAAAAATGATCGTCTTCGACCTATATTCAAAACTTGTGTATTGAAATGCAACTGATTACTTACGAAATTATGCCCTTGTGGAAGCTCATGTATGTTAGCACCTCATGGAAAACACACACTTTAGTTGATCTTAACGTTTTAAGTTTCAGCACGAACTTTCTTTGGAGTTGCTGTCATTTGAATACATTGCTTGGTTTTGCTAGGATGTTGGTAGTTCTGCTGGCTCCAAAAGTTCTGGATCTGCATACATTGGCCTCTTTGTTCGAATGCTTGGCTTGGACAATGACTCTCGTGACAGGGAGCATGCTGTTTGCACACTCTGGCAATACTCCCTTGGTGGACGGAGGAGCATTGATGAGATAATGCAATTCACTGGTTGCATTGTTCTCGTCATTAGCCTGCTGAAATCAGAATCTATTCGCGCCTGTGAAGCAGCTGCAGGTCTTCTGCGTAACGTAACGTCAGTTCAGTTATACAGGCAGATGGCCGTTGAGAGTGGAGCAATGGAAGAAATCTTCAGTCTTCTCTGTAAATCTACAGTAACCCCTGAGGTAACTGCAAACATAATCACCACCAATCCAAGGTTTCCTTCGTCCTGCCATGTTGACTGCAAAATGATATAACTGACTATTACATGTCTGGTATGCTTGGTAATAGACTAATAGTTGATAGCCAGACTAGATACTGACATGTAGGAAGAATACTGAATTACCTAATGTATTTTGCAAACATACTGTTCTCTTGCAGACGATCGAGCAGTGTTTGTGTACCATTTGGAACTTTTCTATTGATGAGAATTGGAGGTACAAGATTTTGAGGAGTGATGTTCTAACAAAGATTGTTAGCTACCTAGATGATGAAGTTATAAAATTCAAAGAGGCTGCTGGTGGTATCAtatcaaatttagccttaagtcCTTCTAATCATGGACCTCTGGTCGAAGCAGGTGTGATTCCAAAATTGGTAAGTTGCATTGTATTCCACCTTAACAAAGATCCCAATGCAAATAATTGCAAATTATATATTTTGCTGCAATTTAGAAATTGCGGATTAACCAAGCTAAGGGTATTTATGCTTAAAATGGAACATGTCCAATTGATCTTTTTGCAAATAAGGTTCTTATAAGCCATTGCAATTGCAGTCCCATGATATGTGCTTTCCGAACTTTTGATAATCTGATTATCCAGAAACTTTTGCAATATCCAAATTATTAGGCCCGAATTGTGAAATATGCCAAAGTCTTAGGTCTTGCTATTATCTCAATTCTCAAGTGAAACATTTTATTTGGACTATGGTATGCTTATCTCACTTGCTGTTATGTACTTCCCAAAATTCATTCGAAATAATTATTAGGGTTGTTTTTAGGTTCACCTTTTGCAAAACAAAGAAGAGGACTATAAGATTATCAGAAAGGAAGCTAGAAGTTCACTTATACAGCTAGCCATCGATGATTATTACCACAGCCTTATAATAGAGGAGGGTCTAGTCCGGGTTCCTTTGGTTGGCTCAGCTGCATACAAAGCTTTTAGACCTCTCCCTCATTCATGGCCTTCTTTTCCTGATGGCTCTGAGATTCAACGGAGTTCTCGCCCCTCAAAATACGGTGCTACGGAACTGCTCCTTGGCTTGAGTGTGAATGAGAAGGAAACAAAACCCGACAAAGCTAAAATTAATGCTATGATAGGGCGTTCTAATCAGCAATTCCTTGCACGTGTTGGAGCTATTGAGTTGGATGATGAAGGAAAGGACCAATCTGGATCTGAAAAGAATGACCTCTATACCATTTTGCCATGGGTAGATGGTGTTGCACGGCTAGTTTTAATCCTTGGTCTTGAAGATGTATCTGCAATTAAAAAGGCTGCTAGAGCAATAGGCGATGCGTCAATAAATGAACATATGCTCACCTCATTCAAGGAAGCTGGGGCTGTTAAACCTCTACTTCAGTTGCTGAAGCACAGTGATCTACCTGTTAGAGAAGCTGCTGCTTATGCGTTGGAAAGACTAAGTGTCAGGTATATTATCTTCCCTTTCTTCAGAGTCATTAGACAAGACAATCATTCCACGTAATATTGTTTAGAACAAACCTAGATATTAAAACCATCACTGTGTTGGTAATTAACTCTTGGTTATGATGTCAAATTATGAATCAACTTCTTTAATTTCACATTGTATTGACATAGTTATCTATCTGGAACCTACTTATCTGTCCGTGTGCATCTATCCATTTGGCTAATGCTATAACAGTGTGCATATTTTTTTCCAGTGATCAGCACAACAGAAACATGTTGAGAACTTTTTGGAGCCATATCAGCTCTACACGGTTCATTTTGGCAAATAGTCCAACATATCTACTTTATTTTCAATACACTTATGCTACTCTGTTCAGGCTAACTGAAGAAATGGACAATAAAGTCTACCTATCCCAAATGTCGGTTTTATACTAATAAGTAAAAGTAATAGTGGGAAACTGTTTATAGATGAATAATGGCGAAGTGTTTTGTACCTGTTAGTGTATAGCCATGAAGTACTTTTATGGCAATTTAGCAGGCGCTACATGCTCAACCATGTTTAATACTTCCTCTAATGATATAAGTCCATTAGGACATCGACATGGTCTCCATTATGtcactttgactaataatatctataaaaatatattatttcaaatagaaatagttatatgttatgaaagtatttttcatgatgaatatAATGATATCAAccttatgttgtcaatctatatgattttttagctattgatggtcaaagctaaAAAGGTTTGACTTAGGACAAACCTAAATGGACTTAGATTTGAGATCGGAGGTAGTATGTTTAGCCCTATGTTTTGTGTTAGTTTCTGAATTCGTTTTTTGACTTCGATATGTTCCTCCTTTGACTACAATCTTTCTTCACTATTCTTTTGTAGCTCCACAATCTGTCAGAAGATCAAAGCAGAAGGTGGACTAGAACTGCTTCTAAACGCAGTGAAGGATCCAAATACTCATGTAGAACAACTAGAGAAGGTCTTGTACTTCAATGTAACCTACTTTACTTTTTTGGCGTTACACTGTCGTGGC includes:
- the LOC133913241 gene encoding uncharacterized protein LOC133913241 isoform X1, with translation MLPAVAAFSPTPHVSPALSSHLRCHNLGLRFHARVRASSRSSSSGAGRARLLLAGAFASIDGGAGHDVGSSAGSKSSGSAYIGLFVRMLGLDNDSRDREHAVCTLWQYSLGGRRSIDEIMQFTGCIVLVISLLKSESIRACEAAAGLLRNVTSVQLYRQMAVESGAMEEIFSLLCKSTVTPETIEQCLCTIWNFSIDENWRYKILRSDVLTKIVSYLDDEVIKFKEAAGGIISNLALSPSNHGPLVEAGVIPKLVHLLQNKEEDYKIIRKEARSSLIQLAIDDYYHSLIIEEGLVRVPLVGSAAYKAFRPLPHSWPSFPDGSEIQRSSRPSKYGATELLLGLSVNEKETKPDKAKINAMIGRSNQQFLARVGAIELDDEGKDQSGSEKNDLYTILPWVDGVARLVLILGLEDVSAIKKAARAIGDASINEHMLTSFKEAGAVKPLLQLLKHSDLPVREAAAYALERLSVSSTICQKIKAEGGLELLLNAVKDPNTHVEQLEKIIYTLSRIFDRGTSMVDAQDSYACNGSEDVTNSETSIQGDIDTENNGISHTVNQEMTSEMIVDFDAISCLTKVLKEGSPSLQAKVCSVLEHFAASEQHATAMIAACTGSVIETILEIGVIYGTRGDPENFDDLPSVVTEEVSQAVSAAVRLLTKLLDFDLFIRSINSEKFTSLLRRMLKSSFPLQSKDWLAACLVKLESRAGLSGDHGVSSIDMEITIYETIPRLVEQMMTSFSFENKGSAVIELNKIISGGVMEYTRAVAAIGGIFPLVKLLEEGDEGALEASLAILYNLSMDPENHPAIIAAGAVPLLKRIVLAQGSHWTSALQLLRTLPV
- the LOC133913241 gene encoding uncharacterized protein LOC133913241 isoform X2; the protein is MLPAVAAFSPTPHVSPALSSHLRCHNLGLRFHARVRASSRSSSSGAGRARLLLAGAFASIDGGAGHDVGSSAGSKSSGSAYIGLFVRMLGLDNDSRDREHAVCTLWQYSLGGRRSIDEIMQFTGCIVLVISLLKSESIRACEAAAGLLRNVTSVQLYRQMAVESGAMEEIFSLLCKSTVTPETIEQCLCTIWNFSIDENWRYKILRSDVLTKIVSYLDDEVIKFKEAAGGIISNLALSPSNHGPLVEAGVIPKLVHLLQNKEEDYKIIRKEARSSLIQLAIDDYYHSLIIEEGLVRVPLVGSAAYKAFRPLPHSWPSFPDGSEIQRSSRPSKYGATELLLGLSVNEKETKPDKAKINAMIGRSNQQFLARVGAIELDDEGKDQSGSEKNDLYTILPWVDGVARLVLILGLEDVSAIKKAARAIGDASINEHMLTSFKEAGAVKPLLQLLKHSDLPVREAAAYALERLSVSSTICQKIKAEGGLELLLNAVKDPNTHVEQLEKIIYTLSRIFDRGTSMVDADSYACNGSEDVTNSETSIQGDIDTENNGISHTVNQEMTSEMIVDFDAISCLTKVLKEGSPSLQAKVCSVLEHFAASEQHATAMIAACTGSVIETILEIGVIYGTRGDPENFDDLPSVVTEEVSQAVSAAVRLLTKLLDFDLFIRSINSEKFTSLLRRMLKSSFPLQSKDWLAACLVKLESRAGLSGDHGVSSIDMEITIYETIPRLVEQMMTSFSFENKGSAVIELNKIISGGVMEYTRAVAAIGGIFPLVKLLEEGDEGALEASLAILYNLSMDPENHPAIIAAGAVPLLKRIVLAQGSHWTSALQLLRTLPV